From the genome of Corallococcus macrosporus DSM 14697:
AGGCGCCCCCCGCGAGGATGCAGTCGCGGGGCCCGCTGCGCATGGACGCGGAGCGCTGGCGCGCGTGGTGGCGGGACACGGAGGTGGTGCTCACGGTGACGGAGTTCCAGCTCCTGGCCACGCTGCTCCGCGTGCCGGGCAAGGTCTTCACCCGCGACGAGCTGATGAACCGCGTCTACGACGACGTGGTGGTCAGCGACCGGACCATCGACAGCCACGTGCGCCGCGTCCGGCAGAAGTTCGCGAGCGCGGGCGGAGACGTCATCGAGACGGTGCATGGCCTTGGCTATCGGCTCGCCCTCCCCTGAGCGCCGCGCGCGCCCGCGCCTGTGGCTGGTGTTCGCCGCGGTGGGCGTGGCGGGGTTCGCGCTCACGCTCGCGGGGCTCGCCTTCGTGCGCGTCTACGACAACCAGCTCATCCGCCAGACGGAGTCGGAGCTGATCGCCCAGGGCGCGGTCATCGCCGAAGTCTTCCGCGAGCGCCTGCGCGACGCCGAGCCCAGGGACGACCATGGCCGGGAGCGCACCGCCCCCTGGCCCTTCCCCCTCCCCGACGACACGCGCCTGCGCCCCATTCTCCCCTCCCTGAGGGCCTCGGATGCCACGCTCCCCTCGGGGGGCACGCCCCAGCCCTCGCGCGTCCCCGCGGAGCCGCTGGCACACGCCGCGGGACTGCGACTGACGCCCTTGCTGGAGCAGGTGCGCGCGGCGACGCTGGCCGGCATCCGCGTGGTGGACCCGGAGGGCGTGGTGGTGGCCAGCAGCAGCGCCTCGCTGCTCGGGACCACGCTGGCGGACCGCACGGAGGTCCAACGGGCGCTGCGCGGCGAGCCCGTCAGCGTGCTGCGCCGCCGCGTCGCCGAGCCCGAGGACACCCCACTGGCCTCGCTCAGCCGAGACACCGGAATCCGCGTGTCGGTGGCGCTGCCCGTGCTGGACGGCGAGCGTGTCTGGGGCGCGGTGGTGCTGACGCGCACGCCCATGACATTCGCCAAGGCGACGTACGCGGACCGGTGGAACCTCACCGCCACCGGCTTCGTGTTGCTGGGCGTGGTGGCGTTGATGTCGCTGGCCGCCGCCGCGCTGGTGGGCCGGCCAGTGCGCGCGCTGATGCGCCAGACGCGCGCCATCGCGCTGAGCGACCCCTCGGGCTTCGAACCCGTGGCCCGCCCCGTGGTGGCCGAGCTGGCCGAGCTCTCCGAGTCCCTGGCCGGAATGGCCACCGCGCTGCGGGACAGGAACCAGTACATCCGCTCCTTCGCGGCGAACGTGTCCCACGAGTTCAAGACGCCGCTGGCCTCCATCCAGGGCGCGGTGGAGCTGCTGCGAGACAGCGCCGACGCGATGTCTCCCGAACAGCGCGCCCGCTTCCTCGCCAACGTGGACGCGGATGCCCGCCGGCTCACCCGCCTGGTGCAGCGCCTGCTGGAGCTGGCCCGGGCGGACTCCATGACGGCCACGCCCGCGCAGGTGGCGCTGGGCCCGCTGCTGGAGGGGCTCGCCCTCCGCGCCCGCGCCGAAGGTGCCCTGGACATCCACGTGACGCCGCCACCCGCGGGCCTGACGATGGGGCTCCCGCAGGAGGTGCTCGACGACGTGCTGTGGCAGCTCGTCACCAATGCCCGCCAGCACGGCGGGGACACCGTCCGCGTGGACCTGTCGGTGGAGCAGG
Proteins encoded in this window:
- a CDS encoding sensor histidine kinase encodes the protein MALAIGSPSPERRARPRLWLVFAAVGVAGFALTLAGLAFVRVYDNQLIRQTESELIAQGAVIAEVFRERLRDAEPRDDHGRERTAPWPFPLPDDTRLRPILPSLRASDATLPSGGTPQPSRVPAEPLAHAAGLRLTPLLEQVRAATLAGIRVVDPEGVVVASSSASLLGTTLADRTEVQRALRGEPVSVLRRRVAEPEDTPLASLSRDTGIRVSVALPVLDGERVWGAVVLTRTPMTFAKATYADRWNLTATGFVLLGVVALMSLAAAALVGRPVRALMRQTRAIALSDPSGFEPVARPVVAELAELSESLAGMATALRDRNQYIRSFAANVSHEFKTPLASIQGAVELLRDSADAMSPEQRARFLANVDADARRLTRLVQRLLELARADSMTATPAQVALGPLLEGLALRARAEGALDIHVTPPPAGLTMGLPQEVLDDVLWQLVTNARQHGGDTVRVDLSVEQAPEADLVRVVVKDSGRGISEANRARIFDAFFTTARARGGTGLGLTIAQSMLRAFNARLELLPSATGTTFAVVAPVRGLQRK